From the Pseudodesulfovibrio indicus genome, the window CTTCATCGTCCTGTCGGGGAGAGTGAAGATTTCCAGAAGCTCGCCCAGGGGCAAGGAGCAGATTCTCTATCTGGTGGAGGAGGGGCAGCCGTTCTGCTTCTGCACCGCGTTCACCGACCGCCCCTACCCGGTGGACGTGACCGCGCTGGAGCCGTCGCTGGTGGCCATGATCCCGGCCAGGGACATGGAAGACCTGGCCCGCAACGCGCCGGGGCTGATGCTCAAGATCGTCCAGATTCTCTCCGGACGGCTCCTGGAGGCCATGAATCTGGTCGAGGCCCTGGCCCTGCAGGGGACCCAGGAGCGCATAGCCGGTTTCCTGCTCCACGCGGAGTCCTGCTTCGCCGACGAGCCGGGGACCGCCTTCAGCCTGCCCATCTCGCACCGTGAAATGGCCAAGATCGTGGGCACCACCTCGGAGACCCTTTCGCGGGTCATCCAGAAACTCAAGCGGCGCAACCTCATTGAAGCAAGCGGCAGGGTTATCCGGGTGGTCGACCATGCCGAATTGTCCGACGCCGACTACGGGGAATAGGCCGATTCGCCTCGAAATGCCTGATAATAATTGAACACGGGTCGGTTTCCGGGTATTCAAGTCAATACCACCCATTGCATGGCGGTAACGGCGGAACCGGACATGACCCCCTTTTTGCGGATAATGAGAAGCTTTGTTCTCCCCCTGGCCCTGGCCCTTTGCTGTTGCCTTTCGGCACGGGCGGAGGAAACCCCTTCTCACGCCCTGCGCTCGGCGAGCGAGCTGGACTACCCGCCTCTGGCCCTGACCCTGCCTGACGGGACCGCGGACGGCTTCTCCGTGGACCTCCTCAAGGAGGTGTCCAAACAGGCGGGGTTCATGATCCGGTTCAAGACCGGGCCATGGGCAGCCATCAAGAAAGACCTGGCCGAGGGGAGGCTGGACGTCCTGCCCCTGGTCTCCTACTCCCCCGAACGCGACGCCGTATTCGACTTCTCCATCCCCTACCTCCAGATGCACGGAACCATATTCGTGCGCAAAGGGACCGACGACATCCACGGCGAGCACGACCTCCGCGACAAGGAGGTCCTGGTCATGCGCGGCGACACCGCCGAGGAATACGCCCTGAAAAACAATCTGGCCGGACGGCTCATCCGCACCAAGGACTACAGCGAGGCAATGTCCCTGCTCTCCCAGGGACATTACGACGCGGTCCTGGTTCAGCAGGTCGTGGGCTGGCAGATCATCAACAAGCTCGGCCTGAAGAACGTGGTCGACGTGCTTCCCCCACGGGAGCCGTCGCGCGCCCGGAGGGCCAGGGCATGACCGGCTTCGAGCAGAAGTTCTGCCTCGCCGTGCGCGAGGGCGACAAGGAGCTGCTCGCCCGGCTCAACGAAGGCTTGGCCATCGTCTTCGCCAACGGGGCCTACGACCGGCTGCACAGAAAATGGTTCGGCCCGATCCTGCCGGAGCCGGAGCTGACCTTCCCCGAGCTGGCGCGCCAGTCCACGATCTTTCTCCTGCCCCTGGGGTTGGTCGTTGCCCTGGCCGGGCTGATCTTCCTCAAGCTCCAGGTCAACCGCAAGACCGCCCACCTGTCCGAGGAGATCGAACAGCGCAAGAGGGCGGAGGAACGGGTGGCGCGCAACCGCGAATGGATGCACTCCCTGCTGGACCACCTGCCCCTGTCCATCTATCTGCAGAACGCGAACCATGAGATCGTCTTTGCCAACGAGCATTTCCGCAAGACCCATGAAGGACTCGGCGAACGGCCCTGCCACCAGATACTCTACGGTACCCCGGAACCGTGCAGGCCGTGCAGGATCGACGCCGTGCTCGGCTCCGGGACCCCGCTGACCTGGGAGATGGACACTCCCGACGGCCGCTGCCTGCTGGTCCACGACGTCCCGTTCAGGGACGTGGACGGCGAGCCGGTGGTCCTTGCCGCCGCTGCGGACATCTCCGAGATGAAGCGCATCGAGAAGGCCCTGCACGCCAGCGAAGAGCTCTACAGGACCCTGGTCAAGAACATGCCCGACGTGCTCATGCGTTTCGACCGCGAGTGCCGCCATCTCTACGTCTCCGAAAACGTGGCGGAGGTGGCGGGCATCCCGTCCGCGTCCTTCATCGGCAAGACCCACCGCGACCTGGGCTTCCCCGAGGGACACTGCGCCTTCTGGGAGAAGCACATCCAGCAGGTCTACGACACCGGCGAACCCACGGGGGTCGGCTTTTCCTTCGAGCGAAACGGCGGGATCTCCCATTTCGACTGGCGGATTTTTCCCGAGTGGGACGAGGACGGCCGTGTGGACAGCGTGTTCACCCTGGCCCGGGACATCACCCGCGAACGCAACCTGGAGAAGCGATTCGAGACCCTGTTCCAGAAGATGCTCGACGGGTTCGCCCTGCACGAGATCATCTGCGACGAGGACGGGAACCCGGTGGACTACCGGTTCATCAAGGTCAACCCGGCCTTCGAGCGGATCACCGGACTCGACGCCGAAAAGGTCGTGGGCCGGACCGTGCGCGAAATATTACCCAACGTGGAGGACCACTGGATCGAGACCTACGGCAAGGTGGCCCTGACCGGCGAACCGGCCAACTTCGAACAATTCTCCGCCTCCCAGCGCATGTATTTCCAGGTCAGCTCGTTCCGGCCCGCGCCGGGCCAGTTCGCCTGCATTTTCACGGACATAACCGACCGCGTCACGGCCGAACAGGCCATGGCCGAAGCCAAGGAACAGGCCGAGGAGGCAAGTCGCGCCAAATCGGAGTTCCTGGCCAACATGAGCCACGAGATCCGCACCCCGCTCAACGGCATCATGGGCATGCTCCAGCTGCTGCGCGCCGGCCGGCTGACCCAGGAGCAGGAGGAATACGCCTCCTTCGGCCTGGAGGCGAGCAGGCGGCTGACCCGGCTGCTGACCGACATTCTCGACCTCTCGCGCATCGAGGCCAACAAGTTGGAAATCCGCGAGGAACCGGTCAACCTGCCCGACCTCCTCGACGGCATCCGCCAGATGTTCGCCATGACCGCCCGCTCCAAGGGGTTGGACTTCACGGTCAACATGGAGGGCCTTGAACCCGGCCCGCTCCTGGGCGACGAGACGCGGCTGCAGCAGGTGCTCATCAACCTCACCGGCAACGCCATCAAGTACACCGAGTCCGGGAAGGTGACCCTGGAGGCCGCCTTGCTGCCGCTTCGGCGCGGAGACCTGGTTCACGCGCTGTTCACCGTGTTCGACACCGGCATCGGCATCCCCGACGACAAGATCGAATCCATTTTCGAGCATTTCACCCAGCTGCAGGGCGGGTTCACCCGCCGCCATCAGGGCGCCGGGCTGGGCCTGGCTATCTCCAGGCGGATGGTCACCCTGCTGGGCGGCACCATGTCCGTGGACAGCGAACCGGGGAAGGGCACCACCTTTCACCTGTGCGTCCCGCTGCGCATCAAAGCCCCGTCCGAGGACGGCGCCACCACGGTCCGGTCCGAAACGGGCAGCCCGGCCCTGAACATCCTCCTGGCCGAGGACGACAAGGTCAACAGGATGGCCGTCACCGGGCTGCTGCGGCGCATGGGGCATGCGGTGCGGACCGTGGACAATGGCGAGGAGGCCGTGGCCGCCCTGCGGGAGGAACCGTTCGACCTGGTGTTCATGGACGTCCAGATGCCGAAGATGGACGGAGTCCAGGCAGCCCGGGCCATCCGGGACGGCCAGGCGGGTCCTGCCCGGCGCGGCACCCCGATCATCGCCATGACCGCCTACGCCATGAACGGGGACCGCGAGACATTCCTTCAGGAGGGCATGACCGATTACGTCGCCAAACCGCTGGAAGCCCAGGACCTGGCCGAGGTCATCCTCCGCAATCTCCCGCAGTGACTTCTTTCAACCAGGGAGAACACCGATGATGCGCAAGATCATACCCGGAAATAGGCTGAGCAAGGAAGCGATCGAGCGGCAGCACGACGAGCTGCGCAAACGCTCACCCTCCGAGTTCTTCAACTCCTTTCCGCTGCCCATGGCGGTGCTCAACCCCCTGCGTCAGATCGTCTTCTGCAACGAACTGTTCCTGCGCACGGCGGGAATGGACGACCAGGACATCCTGGGCAAGCGGCCCGGCGAGGCCATGCGCTGTATCTACGCCGGCGACACCGAAGACGGCTGCGGCACCACGCCCCATTGCCGGGTGTGCGGCGCCCTTCGGGCCGTGATCGAGGCCATTGACGAAAACCGGGCCTGCGAGCGGGAATGCCAATTGCTGGTCCAAGACGAGCCGGGCATCAAGGCCCGGGACCTCCGGGTCAACGCCTCCCCCTGGGTCACCCCGGACGGCCCGTTCTACATCGTGACCATCGCCGACATCGAAGACCAGAAGCGCAGGCAGACCCTGGAGCACATCTTTTTCCACGACATCCTGAACACCGCCGGCGGGGCCAAGGGACTGACCCGGATGCTGTTGGAAGCCCCGGAGGAAGACCCGCGCGAAGCCGCCGAACTGCTCGATTCCGCCCTGTTCGGGTTGGTCGAGGAGATCAAAAAACAAAAGGACTTGCTGCTCATGGAACAGGGCCAGTTCGCCACGTCCCTGTCGGACATCGAGGGGCTGGCTGCTGTCAGGAGGCTGGCCCGCGAATTCAGGGCCCACCCCAAGAGCGAAGGCCGCACCCTTCGCCTGGCGCCGGATGCGGCCGAGGTCTCCCTCTCGACGGACCCGGTCCTGCTCCGGCGGACGCTGGTGAACATGCTCCTGAACGCCATGGAGGCCACCCCAGCGGGCGGCACGGTGACCATCGGCGTGCGCCCGGACAACGGCGACGCCCTGTTCTGGGTGCACAACAAGACGGTCATGGACGAACCGACCAGGCTCCAGGTGTTCAAGCGCTCCTTCTCCACCAAGGGACCGGGCCGGGGGCTTGGCACCTACTCCATCCGCATGCTGACCAAAAACTACCTCCACGGCGAGGTGGATTTCACCTCCGAGGAGGGCGAAGGCACCACCTTCCGGATACGCCTCAAGGCGAGCTGAGACCGAAGCAAAGGGCGGCGCGCCAACCGGCGCGCCGCCCCATTTTTTCGTTTATCCGTCGAGGGTCAGAACCGTTCGAACTCCGCTTCCTTGTCGCCGGCCATGGACAGGTTCATGCCGAGCTGCCCCCCGCCCTGCGGCAGGGCCGCACGAGGCCTGGACGCGGATCCGACCTTGGCGGGCTTGCGCTGCCGGACCCCTGTGGTCGGGCCGCCCACGTTGAAGAAGGCCATGGTCGACTGCAACTGCTGGCCCTGGGCCGACAGCTCCTCACTGGTGGAGGCCATCTCCTCCGAGGCGGAGGCGTTCTGCTGGATGACGGTGTCCAGCTGGCTGATGGCCTGATTGATCTGGGCCGCCCCGGCGTTCTGCTCGTTGGACGCGGCCGCGATCTCCTGGACCAGGGAAGCGGTCCGCTCGATGTCCGGGACCAGGGCGTGGAGCATGGTCCCGGCCTTTTCGGCCACGGCCACGCTGTTCACGGACAGCTCACTGATCTCGGAGGCTGCCTCGCCGCTGCGCTCGGCCAGCTTGCGGACCTCGGCGGCGACCACCGCGAACCCCTTGCCGTGCTCTCCCGCGCGAGCGGCCTCAATGGCGGCGTTCAACGCGAGCAGGTTGGTCTGGCGGGCGATCTCCTCGATGATCGAGATCTTCTCGGCGATGCTGTTCATGGCCTCCACGGTCTGGCGCACGGCCTCGCCCGACTCCTTGGCGTCGCGCGCGGCCTTGTTGGCCAGGCCGTCGGTCTCCTCGGCGTTCTGGGCGTTCTGGCTGATGTTGGCGGCCATCTGCTCCATGGAGGAGGAGACCTCCTCGATGGCCGCGGCCTGCTCGGTGGCGCCCTGGGACAGGGACTCGGAGGAAGCGGACAGCTCTTCGCTGCCGGAGGCCACGTTGTCCGTGGCGCTGCCGACCTCGGCCACGACCTCGCGCAGCTTCACGACCATGTTGTTCAGGGCCGACGCCAGCACGCCGATCTCGTCCTTCTGATCGATATCCAGGGTCTTTGAGAAGTCGCCCATGGACATCTCCTTGGCAAAGCTGACGCCCTTGGCGATGGGCCGGGTGATGCCCCGGGTCAGGAACACGGCGGCCAACAGCCCCAGGAGCAGGGCCCCGGCGGAGACCACCCCGCTGGTAAGGTTTGCGGATGCAATGTCGCCGAGCATCAGCGCCTTCTGGCTGGCGCGCACGGCGCGGCAGAGTTCGTCTGCCTTGCGCGCGGCGGCCAGCATGACCTCGCCCGCCTTCCCCTGAGCAACGAGACTGGACGCGAACCTGTCGCGGTCCTCCCTATAGCTGTGCACGGCCTTTTCCACCGCCTTCAGCTGTTCGATATTCGTGGTATCCTTGAACCTGGTTCTCAGCTCTGCGGCCAGATTCAGGATGTTGTCCAGGTTTTCGTCGCTCTTGGCGATGGACTCATCGGTCATGTCCAGCATGTACGACAAGACGTGGATCCGGTTGTTGAGAAACCACTTGATCATCCGGTTGGCCTCGTCCGCCTTGAGCAGCTTGTCCTCAAGCAACTCGCGCGAGGTATCGCCCGCGGCCAGGAGCTCGCCGAACTGGGCCTTCTGCTCGAAGCGAAGGTTCTCCGTCTCGGCCATGACCTCCTCGGAACTGCCGCGCATGCCGCTCAGGGCCTCCGCCTTCTGCTTCTCCAGGGCCACGTAGTCGGCGAACCCCTTTTCATAGGCCTTCACCGACTGGACCACCTCGGCCATGCTGTCCTTGTTCGCCTGCTGATTGAGCTTTTCCGTGGTCGTCGCCACCTGCTCATAGAGCTTCTTCAAGGCCTCGGCGTGGGTAGCGAGAATCTTGTCGTCCTTGCGGAGCATGTAGTTCTTCTCCTGGACCCGCGCCTCGAGGATGTACCGGACCAACCGGTTCACGTCGTCCGCCTTGTCCACGCGGTCCGCCACGCTGACCATGCCGCGATAGCCGATGACGGCCACCAGAGCCGTCAGGATCAGCACCAAACCGAAGCCCGCCCCCAGTTTGATTCCCAACCTCAAATTATTGATCATAATGCCTCCCGTGGATTGACTAGTTGGTTGATGTGTACTAGTTAGTACACTGTGTACAACCAGGTCCACGGCTTGTAAACAGACACCGCGAAGATTATAATGGTTCAATGATAACATTCGGCGACTACATACGGAACAAACGCCTCGAATTGTTGGAAGGGGACAAGGCCTATTCCCTGCGCCAGGTCAGCCAGCGCATCGGAGTGGAGCCGTCCTATCTGAGCAAGATTGAGCGCGGGCTGCCCGTGACCCTTTCCGAGGAGAAGATCGTGGCCCTTGCCGGGGAGCTCGGCATCGACGCGGACTATCTCCTGGCGCTGGGCGGCAAGATTTCCGACGACGTCCAGCGGATCATCAAGAACCGCCCCGAATTGTTCGCGCGGATCGTCCGCGAGATGCAGCGCATGCCCGACGCGGTCATCGAAGAGAAGACCTTTTTTCAATCCATGGCCGCCACCCTGGACCGGTTGCACGACCTGGCCTCCATCGGGGCGTTCCGCTTCCCGGCGAACGGCGAGGCCGCCTTCTGGACCGAACAGGTCCCGAGAATCCTTGGGCTGGCCCCCGACACGCCGCCCTCGCTGGCCGCCATCGGTTCCGGGCTTGCAGCGGAATCCGCCGAGCGGCTGCTCAGGGTGACCGGCGAACACCTCTCCGGCTACGGGGCGTACCGCTGCGAGGTCCGCACCCTGACGAACCCGCCCGCCACCCTCCTGGTCTGGGGGTGCGCAGAGGACGCTGGGTCCGGGCCGGTCCACCTGGGCATCGTCCAGGACGTGACCCACTACGCCGCCCTGCGCGACCAGATCCGCTCGGCCCGCGACGAGCTGCAGTTGAAGGTGGACGAACAGCACACCGAGATCGCGACCTCCATCCGCAAGCTCAACGAGGAGATCCGCCGCCGCCACCTGCTGGAAATCAACCTCCAGGTGGTCAACCGCAAGATCGCCCGCCAGGCCAAGGAGCAGAAGCTGTTCTTCAGGAAACACGCCTTCGAGCTGCGCTCGCTGATGACCCGCCTCGACCCGGCGGGGGGCGGCGCGCAAAGCGACGGCGGAATGAAGCCGGCCATCGACCGCATCCTGCCCAAAATCGACGACCTGGGCGACTTTCTGACCGACCCGGAAGCCATTGTCCCGACCCTGGCCGACACGGACGTGCACCGCCTCCTTGAGGACGTGCGGTCGGCCTTCGCCTTCGACGCCGAGGAGGCGGGCCTGAGCCTGATCACCGCCGTCTCCCCGTCCCTGCCCGCAATGGTGCGCACGGACGAACGGCGGCTGCGCCAGATGCTGACCGCCCTCATGGAGCTCTTCGTGGCGAACACCGAGTGGGGAGCGGTCCAGCTGTCCGCCTGCGTCTCACCCGGGCCCGAAGGCCGGCTCGTGCTGTCCGTGTCCGCCCCGTCGGCCAAGGTGCCGGTGGACGAAACCCTGTTCTCCGCCGATCCCGGCGACGGCGACGACCGCCTGTCCCTGTCCGGCCCGGTGCGCATGGTCGCTCCCCTGACCCGGCTGCTCGACGGAGACCTGACCGTGAACCACACCCCCGGGGCCGGGGGATCGGTGGTCCTCTCCCTGCCCTTCGAGGAAGGGTCCGGACAGGAACCGGCCGCCATCCCCGGCGACAAAGTGAGCCGCGCAGCGCTGGTCGTCGAGGACGCCCCCTACAACCGGCTCTTCGCCCGCCGGGCCATGGAGAGGACCGGATTCGAGGTGGCCGAGGCCGTGAGCGGGGCCGAGGCCGAAGCCCGGCTTCGGGAGCGGCGCTTCGACGTCATCCTCCTGGACATCCAGCTCCCGGACATCGACGGGACCGAGCTGGCCAAAGCACTGCGCGCCGACCGGGAATCCCCGAACCGCGAGACCCCGGTGATCGCGGTCACCGCCCACGCCGACCTCTCGGACCAGGATGAATTTCTGCGCGCCGGGATCGACGGGATAGTGACGAAACCCTACGAGATGGAAGACCTCGTCGCCGAGGTGGCCCGGCTCCTGGCCGACCGTCCGCAGTCCTGACCGCCCGCTTCCGAACCCCTTGTCCGCATAGCGTTTTCCGCACTCCGCGCCGTAGCAGAAATATAACACTTCTTCGCCATTTTTCTCTT encodes:
- a CDS encoding response regulator, whose product is MITFGDYIRNKRLELLEGDKAYSLRQVSQRIGVEPSYLSKIERGLPVTLSEEKIVALAGELGIDADYLLALGGKISDDVQRIIKNRPELFARIVREMQRMPDAVIEEKTFFQSMAATLDRLHDLASIGAFRFPANGEAAFWTEQVPRILGLAPDTPPSLAAIGSGLAAESAERLLRVTGEHLSGYGAYRCEVRTLTNPPATLLVWGCAEDAGSGPVHLGIVQDVTHYAALRDQIRSARDELQLKVDEQHTEIATSIRKLNEEIRRRHLLEINLQVVNRKIARQAKEQKLFFRKHAFELRSLMTRLDPAGGGAQSDGGMKPAIDRILPKIDDLGDFLTDPEAIVPTLADTDVHRLLEDVRSAFAFDAEEAGLSLITAVSPSLPAMVRTDERRLRQMLTALMELFVANTEWGAVQLSACVSPGPEGRLVLSVSAPSAKVPVDETLFSADPGDGDDRLSLSGPVRMVAPLTRLLDGDLTVNHTPGAGGSVVLSLPFEEGSGQEPAAIPGDKVSRAALVVEDAPYNRLFARRAMERTGFEVAEAVSGAEAEARLRERRFDVILLDIQLPDIDGTELAKALRADRESPNRETPVIAVTAHADLSDQDEFLRAGIDGIVTKPYEMEDLVAEVARLLADRPQS
- a CDS encoding sensor histidine kinase; the protein is MRKIIPGNRLSKEAIERQHDELRKRSPSEFFNSFPLPMAVLNPLRQIVFCNELFLRTAGMDDQDILGKRPGEAMRCIYAGDTEDGCGTTPHCRVCGALRAVIEAIDENRACERECQLLVQDEPGIKARDLRVNASPWVTPDGPFYIVTIADIEDQKRRQTLEHIFFHDILNTAGGAKGLTRMLLEAPEEDPREAAELLDSALFGLVEEIKKQKDLLLMEQGQFATSLSDIEGLAAVRRLAREFRAHPKSEGRTLRLAPDAAEVSLSTDPVLLRRTLVNMLLNAMEATPAGGTVTIGVRPDNGDALFWVHNKTVMDEPTRLQVFKRSFSTKGPGRGLGTYSIRMLTKNYLHGEVDFTSEEGEGTTFRIRLKAS
- a CDS encoding ATP-binding protein is translated as MTGFEQKFCLAVREGDKELLARLNEGLAIVFANGAYDRLHRKWFGPILPEPELTFPELARQSTIFLLPLGLVVALAGLIFLKLQVNRKTAHLSEEIEQRKRAEERVARNREWMHSLLDHLPLSIYLQNANHEIVFANEHFRKTHEGLGERPCHQILYGTPEPCRPCRIDAVLGSGTPLTWEMDTPDGRCLLVHDVPFRDVDGEPVVLAAAADISEMKRIEKALHASEELYRTLVKNMPDVLMRFDRECRHLYVSENVAEVAGIPSASFIGKTHRDLGFPEGHCAFWEKHIQQVYDTGEPTGVGFSFERNGGISHFDWRIFPEWDEDGRVDSVFTLARDITRERNLEKRFETLFQKMLDGFALHEIICDEDGNPVDYRFIKVNPAFERITGLDAEKVVGRTVREILPNVEDHWIETYGKVALTGEPANFEQFSASQRMYFQVSSFRPAPGQFACIFTDITDRVTAEQAMAEAKEQAEEASRAKSEFLANMSHEIRTPLNGIMGMLQLLRAGRLTQEQEEYASFGLEASRRLTRLLTDILDLSRIEANKLEIREEPVNLPDLLDGIRQMFAMTARSKGLDFTVNMEGLEPGPLLGDETRLQQVLINLTGNAIKYTESGKVTLEAALLPLRRGDLVHALFTVFDTGIGIPDDKIESIFEHFTQLQGGFTRRHQGAGLGLAISRRMVTLLGGTMSVDSEPGKGTTFHLCVPLRIKAPSEDGATTVRSETGSPALNILLAEDDKVNRMAVTGLLRRMGHAVRTVDNGEEAVAALREEPFDLVFMDVQMPKMDGVQAARAIRDGQAGPARRGTPIIAMTAYAMNGDRETFLQEGMTDYVAKPLEAQDLAEVILRNLPQ
- a CDS encoding transporter substrate-binding domain-containing protein, translating into MRSFVLPLALALCCCLSARAEETPSHALRSASELDYPPLALTLPDGTADGFSVDLLKEVSKQAGFMIRFKTGPWAAIKKDLAEGRLDVLPLVSYSPERDAVFDFSIPYLQMHGTIFVRKGTDDIHGEHDLRDKEVLVMRGDTAEEYALKNNLAGRLIRTKDYSEAMSLLSQGHYDAVLVQQVVGWQIINKLGLKNVVDVLPPREPSRARRARA
- a CDS encoding Crp/Fnr family transcriptional regulator, producing MSTYENLRRIPLFTGLNDQALQALADRARMSEYGAEERIVSQSDDVQAFFIVLSGRVKISRSSPRGKEQILYLVEEGQPFCFCTAFTDRPYPVDVTALEPSLVAMIPARDMEDLARNAPGLMLKIVQILSGRLLEAMNLVEALALQGTQERIAGFLLHAESCFADEPGTAFSLPISHREMAKIVGTTSETLSRVIQKLKRRNLIEASGRVIRVVDHAELSDADYGE
- a CDS encoding methyl-accepting chemotaxis protein — encoded protein: MINNLRLGIKLGAGFGLVLILTALVAVIGYRGMVSVADRVDKADDVNRLVRYILEARVQEKNYMLRKDDKILATHAEALKKLYEQVATTTEKLNQQANKDSMAEVVQSVKAYEKGFADYVALEKQKAEALSGMRGSSEEVMAETENLRFEQKAQFGELLAAGDTSRELLEDKLLKADEANRMIKWFLNNRIHVLSYMLDMTDESIAKSDENLDNILNLAAELRTRFKDTTNIEQLKAVEKAVHSYREDRDRFASSLVAQGKAGEVMLAAARKADELCRAVRASQKALMLGDIASANLTSGVVSAGALLLGLLAAVFLTRGITRPIAKGVSFAKEMSMGDFSKTLDIDQKDEIGVLASALNNMVVKLREVVAEVGSATDNVASGSEELSASSESLSQGATEQAAAIEEVSSSMEQMAANISQNAQNAEETDGLANKAARDAKESGEAVRQTVEAMNSIAEKISIIEEIARQTNLLALNAAIEAARAGEHGKGFAVVAAEVRKLAERSGEAASEISELSVNSVAVAEKAGTMLHALVPDIERTASLVQEIAAASNEQNAGAAQINQAISQLDTVIQQNASASEEMASTSEELSAQGQQLQSTMAFFNVGGPTTGVRQRKPAKVGSASRPRAALPQGGGQLGMNLSMAGDKEAEFERF